A DNA window from Setaria viridis chromosome 2, Setaria_viridis_v4.0, whole genome shotgun sequence contains the following coding sequences:
- the LOC117844462 gene encoding BTB/POZ and MATH domain-containing protein 1, translating into MASASDRGKPSSSASSIVADKSVGYHDLKIDGCALTVGTPTERLIKSCPFTVGGHRWRIWFYPIGGLLGYVSLYLVLDDDIVAKSVTAQVQFSVMLEKRALFFVKWEKKKALSRSADLKTQGAGACREWSVFAKREALGTMASHGGGSVTIRCDVTVFDAFRAEAAVPKPKLAPVPPSELQKHLGDLLQSGRGADVVFELDGCERFPAHRCVLSARSPVISAELLGARAREGDAAAAAPAGVVRVESVEARVFRALLGFAYTDALPEVEKVEENSVYADLLAAADRFSSERLKVMYANKLCERVDAGTVKTTLALAERHRCDGLKEACLDFLADPVNLRAAIGTHGM; encoded by the coding sequence ATGGCGTCCGCCTCCGACCGCGGGAAGCCGTCCAGTTCTGCCTCCTCCATCGTCGCCGACAAATCGGTCGGGTACCACGACCTCAAGATCGACGGCTGCGCGCTCACCGTCGGCACACCTACCGAACGGCTCATCAAGTCCTGCCCCTTCACCGTCGGCGGCCATCGCTGGCGCATCTGGTTCTACCCCATCGGCGGCCTCCTCGGGTACGTTTCGCTCTACCTCGTCCTCGACGACGACATTGTGGCCAAGAGCGTGACGGCGCAGGTCCAGTTCAGCGTCATGCTTGAGAAGCGAGCGCTGTTCTTTGTCAAGTGGGAAAAGAAGAAAGCCCTCTCCAGATCGGCCGATCTGAAAACCCAAGGCGCTGGTGCCTGCCGGGAGTGGTCAGTGTTCGCCAAGAGGGAGGCCTTGGGCACGATGGCGagccacggcggcggctccgtGACAATCAGGTGCGACGTCACCGTCTTCGACGCGTtccgcgcggaggcggcggtgcccaAGCCGAAGCTAGCCCCCGTGCCGCCGTCCGAGCTGCAGAAGCACCTCGGCGACCTCCTCCAGAGCGGACGCGGCGCCGACGTCGTGTTCGAGCTCGACGGCTGCGAGCGGTTCCCGGCGCACCGGTGCGTCCTCTCCGCCCGATCGCCCGTCATCAGCGCGGAGCTCTTGGGAGCGAGGGCGAGGGAGGGCgacgccgctgctgctgcgccggccGGCGTCGTGCGCGTGGAGAGCGTGGAGGCTCGGGTGTTCAGGGCCCTGCTCGGCTTCGCCTACACGGACGCGCTGCCGGAGGTCGAGAAAGTGGAGGAAAACTCGGTGTACGCGGACCTGCTCGCGGCGGCGGACAGGTTCAGCTCGGAGAGGCTGAAGGTGATGTACGCCAACAAGCTGTGCGAGCGCGTCGACGCCGGCACGGTGAAGACCACCCTCGCGCTCGCCGAGCGGCACCGCTGCGACGGCCTGAAGGAGGCgtgcctggacttcctcgctgATCCGGTGAACCTGAGGGCGGCCATCGGCACTCATGGCATGTGA